The DNA region ATTTAAATCTATCTACAGATTAAAAGAATTTTTTAATAAAGTCAATACTTTATACTTATTTAGTACGCACCAAAACATGTGCTTAGTACATATTCTAAATATAGGTAGTGGTGGAGGATGATAATATGGTAAGTATTGAAAGTATTAAAGAATCTGAATTAGATGATTTATCGCTGTTATATGAAGAATTAACATGTAAGAAAAGTGATATGGATAAGATATATAACGTTTTTTCTACTATTAAAAATAATCCCAATTATTTTCTACTAGGTGTAAAATACTACAATAAATTGATTGGAAGTGCTATGGCTATAATTTGTAATGACCTTACAGGCGAATGCAGACCATTTATGGTTGTTGAAAATGTGATAATTAAAAAAGAATTTCGCCAAAAGGGCTTTGGAAAAAAATTATTTGAACATATCGAAAATATTGCAAAAAGACATAATTGTTATTTTATAATGTTTGTATCTAACATAAAAAGAGTAGGTTCACACAAATTTTATGAAAAACTTGGATATAACAGTAAAAATAATTTAGCTTTTAAAAAATATCTATAGAATAAGGACTCGGTAAGAGTCCTTTTAAATATCTATAAAATCAACAAAATATTAAGAATATTTAACCAAATACAGTTATTATAAGATTGAAAAGAATATATAGTTGTTATATAATGTAAGGAAATTTATAAGGAAAGAGGGATACTATGGGGGTACTTAAAAGATTTAATAATTACAGAGGATTACCAAGGAGTATATATATAATATTTTTAGCTCGAATAATAAACAGTATGGGGGCTTTTGTTTATCCTTTTCTAACTTATTTTTTTGTTGAAAATTTAGGTCTTGGAGAACATACAGCAGGAGAATATATTTTATTAGCGTCAACTGCTTTTGTACCTGGTTCATTAATAGGAGGGAAATTAGCAGATCATTTTGGCAGGAAGAAAATTTTGCTTTTATTTCAAGGGTTAGCAGCTTTAACATTGATTCCGTGTGCTTTTTTAGGAAATTCTATGATGATACCATGGCTTTTAATTTTATCTAGTTTTTTTGGTGGGGCTGCAAATCCTTCGAGTGGAGCAATGGTTACAGATTTAACTAATCCCAATAATAGACAAGAAGCTTTTTCTCTACTATATCTTGGTACTAATTTAGGGATAGCTGTTGGCCCATTGATAGCTGGATTTCTATACAATAATTATATAGAATGGATTTTTTTAGGTGATGCTATAACTACATTTATTTCTTTGCTTTTAGTTTTGATTTATGTTAAAGAGACTATTCCTTCTGAGGATGAAGTAAAAGATTCATTCAATAAGAAAGATGATGAAAAAGCAGAAGAAGGAAATATAATTTTAGTTTTACTAAAAAGACCAGCTTTATTAGCATTTTCAGCAGTATCGACTATTTATTCATTTGTGTATTCACAGCATTCATTTAGTATACCTCTTCAAGTAAGAGAAATATTTGCTGTTAACGGACCGAAAGTATTTGGATGGGTTATGACAACAAATGCTCTTTCTGTAATAATTTTAACTGTTTTTATAACTGTAATTACAAGAAATAATAAGTCAACAACTAATATAGCTGTAGCTGGAATTTTTTATTCTATAGGCTTTGGAATGCTATATTACATTAATAGTTTCTATCTGGTTATATTATCTACAGTTGTTTGGACAATAGGCGAAATACTTATTGTTACAAATTCAAGTGTCTACATTGCAAATCATACACCAATTTCACATAGAGGTAGATTTAATGCAGTGCTGCCAATTATATCTGGGTTTGGATATGCTGTTGGCCCTGTAATTATGGGTAAATATATAGAAGCAAATAGTGTAAGAATGGTTTGGCCAATATTATTTGTATTATCGTTAGGAGCTGCAACTTTGATGTATTTGCTTTCTTTAACTGAAAGAACTGAAGTGCGACTTGTTAAAGATAATTAATGTATTTTTGCATAATAAAAGGAGTAGAAAGTTCTACTCCTTATTTATGTATAGTATACCTACAGTATTAGGACCACAGTGACTTGAAATTACACAACCTGCATCTGTGATAATAACTTCTTTAACATTTAAATTATTTTCAAGTTCATTTTTTAAATATAAAGCATCTTCATACCCCATAGAATGAGTTACTATAATACGTTCTAAATCTATATTGTTGCTTTCTTTTATTGTATTTTCTAACATTTTATCAATTATTTTTCTTCTTTTTCCTCTGGCTTTTTGTCCTAATATCATTGTACCGTTTACTACTTTTACTATTGGCTTAATTTTTAGCATACTTCCAACAAAACTTTGTAGAGCAGAACATCTTCCACCTTTGTATAAGTAATCAAGAGTATCTATTACAAAAGATGTTTTTACTAAAGGTATTTTATTTCTTAATTTATCACCAATTTCTTTGATTCCTAAACCTTCTTTTGCATAATCAACAGCTTTTAAGACTAACAGACCAATGCCTGTTGAAAGATTTAAAGAGTCTATTATTTCAATTCTGTTATCTGGGAATTTACTAGCTGCAATTTTTGCATTTTGTAAAGTTGAAGATATCTTTGAAGATAATCCAATGTATATTATATCTTTTCCTTCATCAATGTATGGTTTAAAAGCCTCATAAAAATCAGTTGGTGAAGGTGCTGAAGTTTTAGGCAGTATTCCATATTTATCAACTAAGTCATATAATTTTTTTGTATTTATATCTATTCCGTCCTTATATGTTTCATTACCAAAGCTTACATAAAGAGGTACTACAGAAATATCGTATTTTTCAAGGATTTCAGTCGAAAGATCACAAGTACTATCAGTAAATATTTTTATGTTATTCATTTTGCATCCCCCTTTTTCTTTAAAATAACTGTTCACATTAATTATATTATAAAAATCCAAGAAAATATTAAAGTTTAAATAAAATTAGATAGGGTAAAATATAAAGAAGAATCAAATCTTCAGTTTAGATAAAATTAAAGTAAACAATATTTTTGAAAGGTATTTTAAATCTTAATTGTAACATTATGCTAAATAGTATAATATAGATATATATATAAATTGAAAGGGGAATTTGATGAGTATTAAAGTTATTGCCGATAGTGGTTGTGATTTAAATGACAAGTTAAAGAAAGAGAGGGAAATTGATATTGTTCCTTTATCAATACAAATTGATGATAAACATTATAAAGACGATGAGCAATTAGATACAAAAGATTTACTAAATCAAATGAAAAATAGTGACAATGTTCCTAAAACAGCAAGTCCTTCACCTATGGAATTTATAAAACGATTTAAGGAAGCTGAAAGTATTTTTGTAGTTACTTTGTCATCTTCATTAAGTAGTACTTATAATAATGCATTGATGGCTAAAGAAATGTATAAAGAACAGTTTCAAGATAAATTTATACACGTTTTTGATTCGTTGAGTGCTTCAGTTGCAGAAACACTGATAAGCTTGAAAATATTAGAACTTGCTAAGAAAAATTATAAAAATTTAGAAATCGTTGAAAAGGTAAATGAATATATTAATGAAATGAGAACTTTGTTTATTTTAGATTCTTTAGAAAATCTTATCAAGTCAGGTAGAATGAGCAAGTTAAAAGGCAGAATAGCAACAGCTTTAAATATAAAACCTATTTTAGGTGGAAATAAAGAAGGTAAAATTGAATTGATAGACAAGGCAAGAGGTTCGAAAAAAGCATTTAAAAGGCTAGTTGAGTTGATAGGTGAAAAAGGTGAAAAGCTAGAAGAAAAGATTTTAGGAATAGCTCATTGTAATTGTTTGGAGAAAGCAGAAAAATTTAAAGAGGAAGTTATGAAAAGATACAACTTTAAAGATATCATTATTGTAGATGCTGGTGGTATAAGCACAGTTTACGCAAATGATGGAGGCATAATAATAGCATTTTAGTATATTTAACCTACGATTTGAAAATCGTGGGTTTTTTTCTTTTAATTCAGTGGTATAAGTGAGTCTGCCACTCTTTTTTTGTTCTATAATCACAAACGCTAATTTAGTGAATATATTGATATTATAAGGTTGAATGGAGGTGAATATATGGCTATTTCTCAATCTGATTTTGTTTTGAGTGAAATTCCTGATCCAATAAAAGTTGTTTTAGGAATGGATGGAATTTTTAGGTTGATGTTTAAAAATACAAGTGCGACAGAAAGAGGATATAATCTAACTGTAGAAATGACGTTACCAGATGGAGTATCATATGTGGATAGTTCAATAATACCAACATCAGTAGAAGAAAACCCGGATGGAACTGTTAAAGTATCATGGATAAACATAAAAGATTTAGCACCAAATGAAATAGATTACAGTATTGAAGTCAAGGTGAAATCAGATGATACATTCAGAAGTACAGGACTGCCTGTGCCTTTTGATGTACCTTTGGTAAGTGTAGATATAACTGCGACAGTAGATACACTGCCAAGAGGAGATGAAGATATAGGTAATGTTAAAATAACCAAAACAGATTCAGCAAACTTCATACCTCTTAGATATAATCTTTTAAAAACAGCTCCAAGTAAGATGCCTAAAGGAGCAGGATTAATATCACCAGATTTATCACCATTATGGCCATATCAATATAAATTGACAGTAATGAATAATATAAGAGAACCATCTACTGTTACACTGATAGATAATTTACCAAATGGAGTAAGATATTTAGGTGGTTTAACAGTAAGTGGTCCAGATTCAATAGAACTATCATCACCGAATATAATCGTACCAACTCCTGGACCAGATTGTCAGGATTATGTAACTTTAGATTGGCAAACAGTAACGTTATCAGAGGGTTCAGTAAACATAATAACTTTTGATGTAGCAATTTGGGATAACTATACAGAGGGATGTGAAGAAAATAGCGGAGAAAGGATACCGCACTCAACACCACTTCAGAATGTAGCGATATTAGAAGGGATATCAGGGCCGGTACAAGCAGTAGCTACTACTAGAGCAATGGATGCTACAATAGATAAAACGGTAGATAAAAAAATAACAGATGTAGGAGAGATTAACACATATACTTTGACATATAAAATAAATCAATATGATGATATAGATTCATTTACGATAACAGATATAATAGAAGACGGTCAGGAATACAATGTAGGTTCAGCATCATTAGCTCCTGATTCAGTTACAGTAAATCCAGATGGAACTACAGAATTAGTATGGAACTTAGGTTATCTCAGTAAAGGAACAACAGGAACAATAACTTTCACAACAACAGTAAAATCAAATTATTCAAGTGGAGAACCAGTAAGTTCTGATGATGTTTTATCAGATAATGTAAACATAGAT from Caloranaerobacter ferrireducens includes:
- a CDS encoding GNAT family N-acetyltransferase yields the protein MVSIESIKESELDDLSLLYEELTCKKSDMDKIYNVFSTIKNNPNYFLLGVKYYNKLIGSAMAIICNDLTGECRPFMVVENVIIKKEFRQKGFGKKLFEHIENIAKRHNCYFIMFVSNIKRVGSHKFYEKLGYNSKNNLAFKKYL
- a CDS encoding MDR family MFS transporter; translation: MGVLKRFNNYRGLPRSIYIIFLARIINSMGAFVYPFLTYFFVENLGLGEHTAGEYILLASTAFVPGSLIGGKLADHFGRKKILLLFQGLAALTLIPCAFLGNSMMIPWLLILSSFFGGAANPSSGAMVTDLTNPNNRQEAFSLLYLGTNLGIAVGPLIAGFLYNNYIEWIFLGDAITTFISLLLVLIYVKETIPSEDEVKDSFNKKDDEKAEEGNIILVLLKRPALLAFSAVSTIYSFVYSQHSFSIPLQVREIFAVNGPKVFGWVMTTNALSVIILTVFITVITRNNKSTTNIAVAGIFYSIGFGMLYYINSFYLVILSTVVWTIGEILIVTNSSVYIANHTPISHRGRFNAVLPIISGFGYAVGPVIMGKYIEANSVRMVWPILFVLSLGAATLMYLLSLTERTEVRLVKDN
- a CDS encoding DegV family protein, which translates into the protein MNNIKIFTDSTCDLSTEILEKYDISVVPLYVSFGNETYKDGIDINTKKLYDLVDKYGILPKTSAPSPTDFYEAFKPYIDEGKDIIYIGLSSKISSTLQNAKIAASKFPDNRIEIIDSLNLSTGIGLLVLKAVDYAKEGLGIKEIGDKLRNKIPLVKTSFVIDTLDYLYKGGRCSALQSFVGSMLKIKPIVKVVNGTMILGQKARGKRRKIIDKMLENTIKESNNIDLERIIVTHSMGYEDALYLKNELENNLNVKEVIITDAGCVISSHCGPNTVGILYINKE
- a CDS encoding DegV family protein; the protein is MSIKVIADSGCDLNDKLKKEREIDIVPLSIQIDDKHYKDDEQLDTKDLLNQMKNSDNVPKTASPSPMEFIKRFKEAESIFVVTLSSSLSSTYNNALMAKEMYKEQFQDKFIHVFDSLSASVAETLISLKILELAKKNYKNLEIVEKVNEYINEMRTLFILDSLENLIKSGRMSKLKGRIATALNIKPILGGNKEGKIELIDKARGSKKAFKRLVELIGEKGEKLEEKILGIAHCNCLEKAEKFKEEVMKRYNFKDIIIVDAGGISTVYANDGGIIIAF